The segment CCGCGAGCACGATGCCGCCGAGGAACTGACCCTGGAAGCCGACGCCGTCTATCACGTGTGCGTACCGCATGAACCAGATGCCGAGGAAGGCGTACGCGAAGGCGGCGTAGCCGAGGGCGATGCGCTCGACGGCGGCACTCGCACGGCCGAGACCGACCCAGACGCCGACGGCGGCGGCGAGCCCCGCGAACAGGCCGCCGAACACGCCGATGATGCCGCCCGGGATGTCGGGGATGACCGAGAGGATGGCCGCGCCGACGAGCAGGAACGTCGTCGCACCGCTGCCGAGCGCGATGAGGAGTCGTCGCCAGTTCATACCTGACGGTACGTGGTCGGGAAGCGAAAAACTAGCGCCGAGGCCGAAGCGGCGTTACTCGGGCCGCAGCCCGCCGTCCTGCACGCGCATCACGGCCTCGCCGTCGGCGAGGTTCGGCGCGTCGACGAGCCGCACGATGCGCTTGTCGCCCTTGGACTTGCGCAGGTACATCCGGAAGGTGGACTTGTGGCCGAGGATGTTGCCACCGATGGGCTGGGTCGGGTCGCCGAAGAACGAGTCGGGGTTCGAGGCGACCTGGTTCGTCACGACGACGGCGCAGTTGAACAGGTTGCCGACCTTGTCGAGGTCGTGGAGGTGCTTGTTGAGCTTCTGCTGGCGCTCTGCGAGCTCGCCACGGCCGACGTACTCGGCGCGGAAGTGGGCGGTGAGCGAGTCGACACAGAGCAGGCGGACGGGCCACTCGCCGTCCTCGTGCTCGCCGGCGAGCTCCTGGGCCTTCTCGGCGAGGAGCATCTGGTGGTTCGAGTTGAACCCCTTCGCGACGTGGATCTTGTCGAGGATGTCGTCGACGAGCTCGTCCATCGTCTCGTCGTCGTCGGGCGAGCCCT is part of the Haloarchaeobius litoreus genome and harbors:
- the radA gene encoding DNA repair and recombination protein RadA, with amino-acid sequence MADVDLEKLPGVGPATADKLRDAGFDSFQGIAVAAPSELSNTADVGESSAADIVQAAREEADIGGFETGSQVLERRNEIGKLSWQIDEVDELLGGGVETQSITEVYGEFGAGKSQVTHQLSVNVQLPKEVGGLRGSTIFIDTEDTFRPERIDDMVRGLPEEAIEATLEDRGIEGSPDDDETMDELVDDILDKIHVAKGFNSNHQMLLAEKAQELAGEHEDGEWPVRLLCVDSLTAHFRAEYVGRGELAERQQKLNKHLHDLDKVGNLFNCAVVVTNQVASNPDSFFGDPTQPIGGNILGHKSTFRMYLRKSKGDKRIVRLVDAPNLADGEAVMRVQDGGLRPE